A genome region from Syntrophorhabdaceae bacterium includes the following:
- a CDS encoding DUF3592 domain-containing protein: MAGVLVVGLLFIGVPVVVLIVAIRLLRKNQAGSRRIRSIPPGWRAIEGRVIGNKTEVAARTHPEDFDFYYPMILFEYTVEGRRYTGAQGVDRAYGDEYRVKKILAEYPVGNPIVVHYDPSKPEDARLRMRS; the protein is encoded by the coding sequence ATGGCCGGGGTTTTGGTGGTGGGGCTTTTGTTCATCGGTGTGCCCGTGGTTGTATTGATCGTGGCGATTCGGCTCTTGCGCAAGAACCAGGCGGGCAGCCGGCGGATAAGGTCCATCCCGCCGGGCTGGCGCGCGATAGAGGGACGGGTGATAGGGAACAAGACCGAGGTGGCTGCCCGCACCCACCCTGAGGACTTCGACTTCTACTACCCCATGATCCTCTTCGAATACACCGTTGAGGGCCGCAGATACACCGGTGCCCAGGGTGTGGACCGGGCATATGGTGACGAATACAGGGTGAAGAAGATACTGGCTGAATATCCCGTGGGAAACCCTATCGTGGTCCACTATGATCCTTCAAAGCCGGAGGATGCCCGTTTGCGGATGAGGTCATAA
- a CDS encoding flavodoxin family protein, whose amino-acid sequence MFAIAVNGSPRKGGNTEILLKEVLGVLDKAGWETDLAQVGGTDIRGCSACNMCLVNKDRECAMKKDVFNGIFARMLKADAIVLGSPTYFGGVSSDLKALLERSGYVARANKNAFAGKIGAAVVALRRGGAIHAFDTINHMYQMSRMIIPGSTYWNMGFGRDKGEVSADEEGLANMRHLGSVVDWLGKAIQPHIARYPES is encoded by the coding sequence ATGTTTGCAATCGCAGTGAATGGAAGCCCCCGCAAAGGGGGCAATACGGAAATCCTTTTGAAGGAAGTGCTGGGCGTGCTCGATAAGGCCGGGTGGGAAACGGACCTCGCGCAGGTAGGAGGCACGGACATTCGAGGTTGCAGCGCCTGCAACATGTGCCTTGTCAATAAGGACCGGGAATGCGCGATGAAGAAGGATGTTTTCAATGGAATCTTCGCCAGGATGTTGAAGGCCGACGCCATAGTCCTTGGCTCGCCGACCTATTTTGGAGGGGTTTCCTCGGACCTGAAGGCCTTGCTCGAGCGCTCCGGGTATGTGGCACGCGCCAACAAGAACGCCTTCGCGGGAAAGATCGGCGCCGCGGTGGTTGCTCTGCGCCGGGGCGGCGCCATACACGCCTTCGATACGATAAACCACATGTACCAGATGTCCCGCATGATCATTCCCGGGTCTACCTACTGGAACATGGGTTTTGGTCGTGACAAAGGGGAGGTTTCCGCCGATGAGGAAGGGCTCGCCAATATGCGCCACCTCGGATCTGTTGTAGACTGGCTCGGAAAAGCGATACAGCCCCACATTGCCCGATATCCCGAATCGTGA
- a CDS encoding DEAD/DEAH box helicase — MSFSSFKFHPQIAAGVTALGYQVPTPIQRQAIPPVLAGKDVMGLAQTGTGKTAAFVLPILEHLLPGPRGRVRSLIIAPTRELAEQIHVSIGELGHGTHLKSCTVYGGVGVNPQIKRLRSGVDIVVACPGRLLDHLQQKTINLEGLEILVIDEADRMFDMGFLPDIRRIIKQLPAKRQTLMFSATMAPDIRKLTDEVLSNPVTVKIGHTNPADTVSHALFPVEQHLKTKLLLELLRQTDTESILIFTRTKHRAKRIGQELQKAGYKAVSLQGNLSQNKRQEALDGFRDGSYQILAATDIAARGIDVSNISHVINYDMPDTTDAYTHRIGRTGRAAKTGDAFTFVCGEDEPQVRSIERVLGARIERRIVKNFDYTTPAPERNTEFARPPRPPRRDKAQKAMPERGGAGKDDSKRHGTGSPRSGRAEFSPTGPKPAAPSAQGRNRKTTGRSSTRQGR, encoded by the coding sequence TTGAGTTTCAGTTCATTCAAGTTTCATCCGCAAATAGCCGCCGGTGTCACGGCGCTCGGTTATCAGGTCCCCACCCCCATCCAGAGGCAGGCCATTCCACCGGTCCTTGCCGGCAAAGACGTCATGGGCCTTGCCCAGACGGGGACCGGCAAGACAGCGGCCTTTGTGCTGCCTATCCTGGAACACCTGCTCCCCGGCCCACGGGGCCGGGTACGCTCCCTCATCATCGCTCCCACACGGGAACTGGCCGAACAGATACATGTGTCTATCGGGGAGTTGGGGCACGGCACCCACCTGAAGAGCTGCACCGTCTACGGCGGGGTGGGCGTGAACCCTCAGATCAAGAGACTCCGTTCGGGCGTCGATATTGTTGTGGCCTGTCCCGGGCGACTCCTCGATCACCTTCAACAAAAGACCATCAACCTTGAGGGCCTGGAGATCCTGGTCATCGATGAGGCCGACAGAATGTTCGACATGGGCTTCCTTCCCGACATCAGGCGGATCATCAAGCAGCTGCCCGCAAAACGGCAGACCCTCATGTTCTCCGCAACCATGGCCCCCGACATCCGAAAACTTACCGACGAGGTGCTTTCCAATCCTGTGACCGTGAAGATCGGCCATACGAATCCTGCCGACACCGTATCCCACGCGCTCTTTCCCGTGGAACAGCACCTGAAGACCAAACTGCTTCTGGAGCTTCTCCGCCAGACCGATACGGAATCGATCCTTATCTTTACGCGCACCAAGCACCGTGCGAAACGCATTGGCCAGGAACTGCAAAAGGCGGGATACAAGGCTGTCTCGCTGCAGGGAAACCTGTCGCAAAACAAGCGTCAGGAAGCCCTCGACGGTTTCCGCGATGGATCGTACCAGATCCTCGCGGCAACGGACATTGCGGCCCGCGGAATCGATGTGTCTAATATATCCCATGTGATCAACTACGACATGCCGGATACGACGGATGCATACACCCATCGTATCGGCCGCACCGGCCGCGCGGCGAAAACCGGAGACGCATTCACCTTTGTCTGCGGGGAGGACGAACCCCAGGTCAGGAGCATCGAACGCGTGCTCGGCGCCAGGATCGAGCGGCGCATCGTGAAAAATTTCGACTATACGACGCCAGCGCCGGAACGCAACACCGAATTCGCACGGCCGCCGCGGCCGCCGAGACGCGACAAGGCGCAGAAGGCGATGCCGGAACGGGGCGGAGCGGGAAAGGATGACAGCAAAAGGCACGGCACGGGTTCCCCCAGGTCGGGGCGCGCCGAATTCTCTCCAACGGGACCCAAACCGGCGGCTCCATCCGCACAGGGGCGCAACCGAAAGACCACCGGCAGATCGTCTACACGTCAAGGGAGATGA
- a CDS encoding GIY-YIG nuclease family protein, which produces MNDNPGPFVYILECSDKTLYTGWTVNMQKRLKEHNEGRAGARYTRGRRPLKLVYKELCSTRSDALKREREIKKLSRTRKLLLIKKASEAGLI; this is translated from the coding sequence GTGAACGACAATCCCGGTCCATTCGTCTACATCCTGGAGTGCTCCGACAAAACCCTGTACACCGGCTGGACTGTCAACATGCAAAAACGGCTTAAAGAACATAACGAAGGCAGGGCGGGTGCCAGGTACACGCGCGGCCGCCGGCCGCTCAAGCTCGTTTACAAGGAGCTCTGCTCCACCAGGTCGGATGCTCTGAAACGGGAAAGGGAAATAAAAAAGCTCTCCCGCACCCGGAAACTGCTGCTCATAAAAAAGGCGTCTGAAGCCGGCCTGATTTGA
- a CDS encoding ATP-binding cassette domain-containing protein, with product MGLLRIHDVSLSFGGPRLLDRATAQIESGERIGLLGRNGSGKSTIMKLLARQIHPDSGEIVYGGDVRVALLPQDIPDDLPGTVYDVTASGGLEHAQLLSEYHDLTMRVARERDDGLLKMLEQVQHRIEASGAWHYHQRVKTVMERTALDEDALFTTLSAGMKRRVFLARALVADPDLLLLDEPTNHLDVATILWLEEFLLRYGKTLMFVTHDRAFLQRLATRIMEIDRGSLTSYTCDYRTYLERRQALLDAKEKQWSEFDKKLAREEVWIRQGVKARRTRDEGRVRALMKMREERAARQEQTGLSRFSIEEAERGGRMVVDAGGVSFAWGGTRIIDGFSTTIIRGDRVGVMGPNGCGKTTLLKVLLGELEPQEGKVRLGTNMSVAYFDQLRSQLDEDRTLRENIGGGNDMIVTGGTSRHVVGYLQDFLFPPERTMSPVSTLSGGERNRLLLAKLFIVPSNVLVLDEPTNDLDTETLELLEEKLLDYKGTILMVSHDREFLNNVVTSTIVFEEGSLREYVGGYDDWLRQKNASAPASIPEAPKERKPKKEKPAQEKKKLTFKEARELESLPVMLEALEEEKRQLTETLNSPEFYASRDLARINAINDRWEALNKELDAAYQRWGELEELKAALGAPPQGKSP from the coding sequence ATGGGACTCTTGCGCATACATGACGTTTCTTTGAGTTTCGGCGGGCCGCGGCTTCTCGATCGCGCCACTGCCCAGATCGAATCGGGGGAGAGGATCGGTCTTTTGGGGCGCAACGGCTCAGGCAAGTCGACGATCATGAAACTGCTCGCCCGTCAGATCCATCCCGATTCGGGGGAGATCGTTTACGGCGGCGATGTCCGCGTCGCACTGCTTCCCCAGGATATCCCCGACGACCTGCCGGGGACGGTCTACGACGTCACGGCCTCAGGCGGGCTGGAGCACGCGCAGCTCCTGAGCGAGTACCATGATCTCACGATGCGCGTCGCACGAGAAAGGGACGACGGGCTCCTGAAGATGCTTGAACAGGTGCAGCACAGGATAGAAGCATCCGGTGCCTGGCATTACCATCAGAGGGTTAAAACGGTGATGGAACGCACCGCTCTCGATGAGGACGCGCTATTCACGACCCTTTCGGCAGGTATGAAGCGGCGTGTTTTTCTGGCGAGGGCGCTCGTTGCTGACCCGGACCTCCTTCTTCTTGACGAACCAACAAACCACCTCGATGTGGCCACCATCCTCTGGCTCGAGGAATTCCTCTTGAGGTACGGAAAAACCCTCATGTTCGTGACCCACGACCGGGCCTTTCTCCAGCGCCTGGCGACGCGGATAATGGAGATAGACCGCGGCAGCCTGACATCGTACACCTGCGATTACCGCACCTATCTCGAGCGCAGGCAGGCCCTTCTGGACGCAAAGGAGAAACAGTGGTCCGAATTTGACAAGAAGCTTGCCAGGGAAGAGGTGTGGATCAGGCAGGGGGTCAAGGCCCGGCGAACCCGCGATGAAGGCAGGGTGCGCGCGCTCATGAAGATGCGGGAGGAACGGGCTGCGAGACAGGAGCAAACGGGGTTATCCCGCTTTTCCATCGAGGAGGCGGAACGCGGCGGCCGGATGGTTGTCGATGCCGGAGGGGTTTCCTTCGCATGGGGCGGCACGCGGATAATCGACGGCTTCTCCACCACCATTATCCGGGGTGACAGGGTGGGTGTCATGGGGCCCAATGGCTGCGGCAAGACCACTCTTCTCAAGGTACTTCTTGGAGAGTTGGAACCTCAGGAGGGAAAGGTCCGGCTCGGCACCAACATGTCCGTTGCCTACTTCGACCAACTCCGTTCCCAGCTTGACGAGGACCGGACCCTCAGGGAGAACATCGGGGGCGGCAACGACATGATCGTTACAGGCGGAACATCCCGCCATGTGGTGGGATATCTCCAGGATTTTCTTTTTCCTCCGGAGCGGACCATGTCGCCTGTCAGCACCCTCTCCGGCGGCGAACGCAATCGCCTGCTCCTCGCGAAACTCTTCATTGTCCCCTCCAACGTCCTCGTCCTCGATGAGCCCACGAACGACCTCGACACGGAAACCCTTGAATTGCTCGAAGAGAAGCTCCTCGACTACAAGGGCACGATCCTCATGGTCAGCCACGACAGGGAGTTCCTCAACAATGTCGTCACCTCAACTATCGTCTTCGAAGAAGGGAGCCTGCGGGAATACGTCGGCGGTTACGATGACTGGCTCAGGCAGAAAAACGCCTCCGCCCCGGCATCGATCCCTGAGGCCCCGAAGGAGCGCAAACCGAAGAAGGAAAAGCCGGCACAGGAGAAAAAGAAGCTGACGTTCAAAGAGGCCCGGGAACTCGAATCCCTGCCGGTGATGCTCGAGGCCCTGGAGGAAGAGAAGCGGCAACTGACGGAAACCCTGAATTCGCCCGAATTCTACGCGAGCCGCGACCTTGCCAGGATAAACGCCATCAACGACCGGTGGGAAGCCCTGAATAAAGAACTGGATGCCGCCTATCAGCGCTGGGGCGAACTGGAGGAACTGAAGGCCGCCCTCGGCGCTCCGCCCCAGGGGAAATCCCCGTGA
- a CDS encoding serine hydrolase, which translates to MKKRSASIISITITVVLCLLLTGAVFAGTPDLTPGRIDEVVTKLMKEKNIPGLSLAISMPGRTIERNYGIANKEYNVPVEKDTVFEIGSVSKTFAAIGILMLQQEKRLSVTDRLTKYFPQYPQWHDITLKNLLQHTSGIREMTGTEPFRSNQQKDWTPREVIARMAEEPLDFQPGQNAVYSNIGCIILGVVIEKVTGVSYGDFLNDRILRPLGMGHTMLGSTSAIIPKRASGYYMYTGKLMNAPFASLVLPYASGGMTSTTADLIKLTKVFTAKALLSKGSVKEMFAPVRLNNGTEFVLPGSTINMTYGYGLDSLRGKKVIPAKTGGISGFNAFFAYFPGTETMVALTANLDNSLESLVIITDALFGLKGR; encoded by the coding sequence ATGAAGAAACGCTCAGCATCCATCATTTCCATTACGATCACCGTTGTTCTTTGCCTGCTCCTGACCGGGGCGGTTTTTGCCGGTACGCCGGACCTCACCCCCGGGAGGATAGATGAGGTCGTCACGAAGTTGATGAAAGAGAAGAATATTCCAGGTCTTTCGCTGGCGATATCCATGCCCGGAAGAACGATAGAAAGGAACTACGGCATCGCCAACAAGGAATACAATGTCCCCGTGGAAAAGGATACCGTCTTCGAGATAGGCTCCGTTTCCAAGACCTTCGCGGCCATTGGAATCCTCATGCTTCAACAGGAGAAGAGGCTCAGCGTCACGGACAGGCTTACGAAGTACTTCCCCCAATACCCTCAGTGGCACGACATCACCCTGAAGAACCTTCTCCAGCACACCTCGGGCATAAGGGAAATGACGGGAACGGAACCCTTCAGAAGCAACCAGCAGAAGGACTGGACGCCCCGGGAGGTAATCGCCCGCATGGCCGAGGAGCCTCTCGATTTTCAACCGGGACAGAACGCGGTCTACAGCAATATAGGGTGCATCATCCTGGGGGTGGTGATCGAAAAGGTGACAGGCGTTTCCTATGGTGACTTTCTAAACGACAGGATCCTGAGGCCCCTGGGAATGGGTCATACGATGCTCGGCAGCACGAGCGCCATCATCCCCAAACGGGCATCAGGCTATTATATGTACACCGGCAAGCTCATGAACGCCCCCTTTGCAAGCCTCGTTCTGCCCTACGCAAGCGGCGGCATGACCTCGACCACAGCGGACCTCATCAAGCTCACGAAGGTATTCACGGCAAAGGCGCTCCTGAGCAAGGGCTCGGTGAAGGAGATGTTCGCCCCGGTCCGCCTCAACAACGGGACAGAATTCGTACTGCCCGGATCGACCATCAATATGACCTATGGCTACGGCCTTGATTCGCTAAGAGGAAAGAAGGTCATCCCCGCCAAGACGGGTGGGATATCGGGGTTCAACGCCTTCTTCGCCTACTTTCCCGGAACGGAAACTATGGTGGCCCTGACGGCGAACCTGGATAACTCGCTGGAAAGCCTTGTCATCATCACTGACGCCCTCTTTGGGCTGAAGGGCAGGTAA
- a CDS encoding aspartate kinase, whose amino-acid sequence MIVLKFGGSSLGTTDRIRRCVAIVKEQIGRRPVVVVSAHGKTTDNLIGSAKNALDGKVEIEAIREYHQGLAEDLEIDWAVASPLFQALEGLLRGISLIRELTPRTLDHVMSFGERLSSNIVAAALVREGVPAIPVNSYDAGLLTDSRYGNATPLKGIEAAIANRMGAIAEVPVVTGFIGRDEKGSVTTLGRSGSDFTASIIGAAVDAEEIQIWKDVDGVMTADPFVYGGALNIPEMSFSEASELAYYGAEILHPSTLVPAMAKKIPVRVANTRKPDEAGTMILADSGPVDRMAKSIVYKENLCLINIVSPKFDSTTRLLSSALEVLARQDIGIHIAATSESSVSFVTDRSYPEEMLVRTYGDLQEIGTVSIDRGKALICVVGEELKGNPKVLGDIFTSVGKAEIKARMVSQSASEINIAFLVDDSEIAVTVTNLHRILIGV is encoded by the coding sequence GTGATAGTATTGAAGTTCGGGGGCAGTTCGCTGGGGACGACCGACAGGATACGACGGTGCGTCGCCATTGTAAAGGAGCAGATCGGCAGGCGGCCGGTCGTTGTGGTCTCCGCCCACGGCAAGACGACGGACAACCTGATCGGGTCGGCGAAAAACGCTCTTGACGGCAAAGTTGAGATCGAGGCCATCCGCGAGTACCATCAGGGCCTTGCCGAAGACCTGGAGATAGACTGGGCAGTGGCAAGCCCCCTGTTCCAGGCTCTCGAAGGATTGCTCCGGGGCATCAGTCTCATAAGGGAACTGACGCCGCGGACGCTAGATCATGTCATGTCTTTCGGAGAGCGCCTCTCGTCAAATATCGTCGCAGCCGCCCTGGTGCGCGAAGGAGTGCCGGCAATCCCGGTAAATTCCTATGATGCAGGCTTGCTGACAGACTCCCGCTACGGCAACGCGACACCCTTGAAAGGCATAGAGGCGGCCATCGCCAACCGCATGGGCGCCATCGCAGAGGTTCCCGTCGTGACCGGTTTCATCGGCAGGGATGAGAAGGGGAGCGTTACCACCCTGGGAAGAAGCGGGAGCGATTTTACGGCGTCCATCATCGGGGCGGCTGTCGATGCGGAAGAGATCCAGATATGGAAAGACGTCGACGGCGTTATGACCGCCGACCCCTTTGTGTACGGCGGCGCCCTTAATATCCCCGAGATGTCCTTCAGCGAGGCAAGCGAACTGGCCTATTACGGAGCGGAGATCCTCCACCCCTCCACACTCGTTCCCGCCATGGCGAAAAAGATCCCCGTCCGGGTGGCGAACACACGTAAACCCGATGAAGCGGGCACAATGATCCTTGCGGATTCAGGGCCGGTAGACCGCATGGCCAAATCCATCGTTTACAAAGAGAACCTGTGCCTGATCAATATCGTTTCACCGAAATTCGATTCCACGACGAGACTGCTCTCGTCGGCGCTGGAGGTCCTCGCCCGACAGGACATCGGGATCCACATTGCGGCAACATCGGAATCCAGCGTGTCCTTCGTCACGGACCGGTCCTATCCGGAAGAGATGCTGGTGAGGACGTATGGGGACCTTCAGGAGATCGGCACGGTCTCCATCGACAGGGGCAAGGCCCTCATCTGTGTCGTCGGGGAAGAACTGAAAGGCAACCCGAAGGTGCTGGGCGACATCTTCACGTCCGTGGGCAAGGCCGAGATCAAGGCCAGGATGGTCTCTCAGAGCGCATCGGAGATAAACATCGCCTTTCTCGTCGACGATTCCGAGATAGCCGTTACCGTGACCAACCTGCACAGGATCCTGATCGGCGTGTAG
- a CDS encoding 4-oxalocrotonate tautomerase family protein, protein MPEPAWPRYPWETRCEDPGEKRKTGTRGWIDAKRRGTMPYVNIKVTKEGVTSEQKEKLIQGVTRLLSDVLGKKPQTTYVVIDEVETDNWGVGGETITTKRKREK, encoded by the coding sequence ATGCCGGAGCCAGCCTGGCCGCGGTATCCCTGGGAAACGCGATGCGAAGATCCCGGCGAAAAACGAAAGACGGGCACCCGTGGCTGGATTGATGCAAAAAGGAGGGGAACGATGCCATATGTGAACATCAAGGTGACGAAGGAAGGCGTTACGAGCGAACAAAAGGAAAAATTGATCCAGGGCGTGACACGATTATTGTCTGATGTGCTGGGAAAGAAACCCCAGACAACCTATGTGGTCATCGACGAAGTGGAGACGGACAATTGGGGCGTGGGCGGTGAAACGATCACAACAAAAAGAAAACGCGAGAAATGA
- a CDS encoding MFS transporter, with product MARFEEFRGRALLFLIFLLFIWFVSFSVRIVFSPILPIIEDEFMVNHAKASAIFTFLSAGYGISVILSGLFSGRVGYKKSIILSVALLGLLTFLIPVVHTFYLLYLFAFVLGLAHGLYLPSAIPLITEYYAEKNWGKAIAIHDTGASSAIFATPLVAILLLQFFPWRGIFVVYGCVFVACLAVFCLVSTEVKIHNPARAIFREIIRIRSLWFMTAIWIFGAGANLGIYSITPLYLTKELGLSIDYANTILSVSRLVSIGVAVACGFIVDRFSLRKIMFFMMVIAGVFTVLLGLSPVRYTGVLLFFQAFFVTGFFPVGLVAIARTFGREMRGPATGIILSSAFFIGGGVMPWLLGISGDLYSFRLGITALGAFTMLASTFVFRLKELK from the coding sequence ATGGCACGATTTGAGGAATTCCGGGGGAGGGCGCTCCTCTTTCTCATTTTTCTCCTTTTTATCTGGTTCGTCAGCTTTTCGGTTCGCATTGTGTTCTCGCCGATCCTTCCCATCATCGAGGACGAGTTCATGGTTAACCATGCGAAGGCGAGTGCTATCTTCACATTCCTGTCGGCGGGATACGGGATCTCGGTCATCCTTTCCGGGTTATTTTCGGGCAGGGTGGGATACAAGAAGTCCATTATTCTCTCTGTCGCACTGCTGGGTCTGCTGACCTTTCTTATTCCTGTCGTTCACACTTTCTACCTCCTCTATCTCTTTGCCTTTGTGCTCGGTCTTGCCCATGGGTTGTATCTACCTTCGGCGATCCCGCTTATCACCGAATACTATGCCGAGAAGAACTGGGGCAAGGCGATCGCCATCCATGATACGGGGGCTTCGTCGGCCATCTTTGCCACCCCCCTTGTCGCCATCCTCCTCCTTCAGTTTTTTCCCTGGCGGGGGATATTCGTCGTTTATGGGTGCGTCTTCGTAGCATGTCTGGCGGTTTTCTGCCTTGTCAGCACCGAGGTTAAGATCCATAACCCTGCACGGGCAATATTCAGGGAGATCATAAGGATACGGTCCCTGTGGTTCATGACAGCGATCTGGATCTTCGGCGCCGGGGCGAATCTCGGCATTTATTCGATCACGCCCCTTTACCTGACAAAAGAACTGGGGTTGAGCATAGACTACGCGAATACCATCCTGAGCGTATCGCGACTGGTGTCGATCGGTGTTGCGGTGGCATGCGGTTTCATTGTGGACAGGTTCAGCCTGAGAAAGATCATGTTCTTCATGATGGTGATCGCCGGCGTTTTCACCGTTCTTCTCGGCCTGTCTCCTGTAAGGTACACGGGGGTCCTGCTTTTCTTTCAGGCCTTCTTCGTGACAGGTTTCTTTCCGGTGGGCCTCGTGGCCATCGCGAGAACCTTCGGCAGGGAAATGAGAGGCCCGGCCACGGGGATCATCCTTTCCTCCGCCTTCTTCATCGGGGGCGGCGTCATGCCCTGGCTCCTTGGCATTTCAGGAGACCTTTACAGCTTCAGGCTGGGCATTACGGCCCTCGGCGCATTCACCATGCTCGCAAGCACCTTCGTGTTTCGCCTGAAGGAGCTTAAGTGA